The Halorhabdus sp. BNX81 genome includes a region encoding these proteins:
- the trpG gene encoding anthranilate synthase component II: MSESVSDSDDRHSESATPAGTATPTDADELEVLFVDNFDSFTYNLVEYVSEHADTTVVKNTASLEDVRAADPDAIIISPGPGHPKNDRDVGVTTAVLREVSPEVPTLGVCLGLEAAVYEYGGTVGHAPEPIHGKAASIDHDGEGVFAGLDQGFQGGRYHSLVASDVPDCFDVTATTAADDGTELVMGIRHREHSIEAVQFHPESVLTAVGHDVIRNFLATV; encoded by the coding sequence ATGAGCGAGTCGGTCAGCGATTCCGACGACCGCCACAGCGAGTCCGCGACGCCTGCGGGAACCGCGACGCCGACTGACGCCGACGAACTCGAGGTGCTGTTCGTCGACAACTTCGACTCCTTCACGTACAACCTCGTGGAGTACGTGTCCGAGCACGCCGACACGACGGTCGTGAAGAACACGGCTTCGCTCGAAGACGTCCGGGCAGCGGATCCCGACGCCATTATTATCTCGCCGGGGCCGGGCCATCCCAAGAACGACCGCGACGTGGGCGTGACGACGGCTGTGTTGCGAGAAGTCAGTCCCGAGGTGCCCACGCTGGGGGTCTGTCTCGGCCTGGAGGCTGCGGTCTACGAGTACGGCGGCACGGTCGGCCACGCGCCGGAACCGATCCACGGGAAGGCAGCCTCGATCGATCACGACGGCGAGGGCGTCTTTGCCGGCCTCGACCAGGGGTTCCAGGGTGGGCGATACCACTCACTGGTTGCCAGTGACGTCCCCGATTGCTTCGACGTGACGGCGACCACGGCGGCCGACGATGGAACGGAACTCGTCATGGGAATCCGCCATCGCGAGCACTCGATCGAGGCCGTGCAGTTCCACCCCGAGTCGGTGCTGACCGCGGTAGGACACGACGTGATCCGCAATTTCTTGGCGACCGTGTGA
- the trpE gene encoding anthranilate synthase component I, with protein MTGEPSLSRDAFVDLADADEPGVIRVAVELDADVDPLAAYAAVTGRESDSENANADEYAFLLESAEKVASSDPNGAFAPSTDDRHARYSFVGYDPVAVATVGSDGTDLDVFDDRYVDLLETNGGDVLDDLRAVLPDVERRGFPTHDRQTLSGGLVGFLAYEAVYDLWLDEVGIERPDSRFPDAQFVLATKTLVFDHAEDTVSLVFTPVVRPEEDAGARYDELLAAVERVESLLADAGDPETGGFHRVHEDAGPQDEYEQAVERAKEHVLDGDIYQGVISRKRELYGDVDPLALYDSLRSINPSPYMYLLGYDDRTIVGASPETLVSVGGDLITSNPIAGTSTRGNSPVEDRRLAGEMLADEKERAEHTMLVDLARNDVRRVAEPGSVRVEEFMNVLKYSHVQHIESTVTGTLADDSDAFDATRAAFPAGTLSGAPKIRAMEIIDDLEPDPRGIYGGGVGYFSWNGDADFAIVIRSAAVEHGVDTVDGSGEKRMQDRITVQAGAGIVADSDPASEYEETEQKMGGVIDALERIESVDSEAPVEEVSR; from the coding sequence ATGACGGGCGAGCCGTCGCTCTCCCGCGATGCGTTCGTGGACCTGGCCGACGCCGACGAACCGGGCGTGATCCGGGTCGCCGTCGAACTCGACGCCGACGTGGATCCGCTCGCGGCCTACGCGGCGGTAACCGGTCGCGAGAGTGACTCCGAGAACGCCAACGCCGACGAGTACGCGTTCCTGCTCGAAAGTGCCGAGAAGGTCGCCTCCAGCGATCCCAACGGCGCGTTCGCGCCATCGACTGACGACCGCCACGCCCGGTATTCGTTCGTCGGCTACGATCCCGTCGCGGTCGCGACTGTCGGATCTGACGGGACGGATCTGGACGTCTTCGACGACCGCTACGTCGACCTGCTCGAAACCAACGGCGGCGACGTGCTCGACGACCTGCGGGCCGTCCTGCCCGACGTCGAGCGCCGCGGCTTTCCGACCCACGACCGCCAGACGCTCTCGGGCGGGCTCGTCGGGTTTCTGGCCTACGAGGCCGTCTACGATCTCTGGCTCGACGAGGTAGGAATCGAGCGACCGGACTCACGATTCCCGGACGCCCAGTTCGTGCTCGCGACGAAGACGCTGGTGTTCGACCACGCCGAGGACACGGTCTCGCTGGTGTTCACGCCGGTCGTTCGGCCCGAGGAGGACGCGGGCGCGCGATACGACGAGTTGCTTGCGGCGGTCGAGCGCGTCGAGTCGCTGCTTGCCGACGCGGGGGATCCCGAGACCGGCGGATTCCACCGGGTGCACGAGGACGCCGGCCCACAGGACGAGTACGAACAGGCGGTCGAACGCGCCAAGGAGCACGTCCTCGACGGCGACATCTACCAGGGAGTCATCTCCCGGAAGCGAGAACTGTACGGCGATGTCGACCCGCTCGCGCTGTACGACTCGCTACGCTCGATCAACCCCTCGCCGTACATGTACCTGCTGGGGTACGACGACCGCACGATCGTCGGCGCGAGCCCGGAGACGCTGGTCTCGGTCGGCGGCGACCTGATCACCTCGAACCCGATCGCAGGGACGTCCACGCGCGGCAACAGCCCCGTCGAGGACCGCCGGCTCGCGGGCGAGATGCTCGCCGACGAGAAGGAGCGCGCCGAGCACACGATGCTGGTCGATCTGGCGCGAAACGACGTCCGCCGCGTGGCCGAGCCCGGTAGCGTCCGGGTCGAGGAGTTCATGAACGTCCTGAAGTACAGCCACGTCCAGCACATCGAGTCGACCGTGACGGGGACGCTCGCCGACGACAGCGACGCCTTCGACGCGACGCGGGCGGCCTTTCCGGCGGGGACGCTCTCGGGTGCGCCGAAGATCCGCGCGATGGAGATCATCGACGACCTCGAGCCCGACCCGCGCGGGATCTACGGCGGCGGTGTGGGCTATTTCTCCTGGAACGGCGACGCCGACTTCGCGATCGTCATCCGGTCGGCGGCGGTCGAACACGGCGTCGACACCGTCGACGGAAGTGGCGAGAAGCGAATGCAAGATCGCATCACCGTCCAGGCCGGGGCGGGGATCGTTGCCGACTCCGACCCGGCCAGCGAGTACGAGGAAACCGAACAGAAGATGGGCGGCGTGATCGACGCCCTCGAACGGATCGAGTCCGTGGACAGCGAGGCCCCGGTCGAGGAGGTGTCCCGATGA
- a CDS encoding phosphoribosylanthranilate isomerase has translation MTRVKICGHTREADVRASVAAGADAVGMISEVPVDTPREVSRERAADLLDAVPPLVSGVLVTMPETVEDARELVAETQPDAVQIHGTLDPNEVAALAAEISQPILVALDHDAELDAYADAADGLVVDSLDEAGGGGTGQTHDWDRTAEIVERLDVPILLAGGLTPENVAEAVETVRPFGVDTASGVERDGGVKDHDAVEQFVDRAGEPRVVA, from the coding sequence ATGACGCGCGTGAAGATCTGTGGGCACACCCGCGAGGCGGACGTGCGGGCGAGCGTCGCCGCCGGCGCGGACGCCGTCGGCATGATCAGCGAGGTACCAGTTGACACGCCCCGCGAGGTCTCCCGCGAACGTGCCGCCGACCTGCTCGACGCCGTGCCGCCGCTCGTCTCGGGCGTGCTCGTCACGATGCCCGAGACAGTCGAGGACGCCCGGGAACTCGTCGCGGAAACTCAGCCGGACGCCGTCCAGATACACGGAACGCTCGACCCCAACGAAGTGGCGGCACTCGCGGCGGAAATTTCCCAGCCGATCCTGGTCGCACTCGACCACGACGCCGAACTAGACGCCTACGCCGACGCGGCCGACGGACTCGTCGTGGACTCGCTGGACGAAGCCGGCGGCGGCGGGACCGGTCAAACCCACGACTGGGACCGGACGGCAGAAATCGTCGAACGCCTCGACGTCCCGATCCTGCTGGCCGGCGGACTCACGCCCGAGAACGTCGCTGAGGCCGTCGAGACCGTCCGGCCGTTCGGTGTCGATACCGCCAGCGGCGTCGAGCGCGACGGTGGGGTCAAGGATCACGACGCCGTCGAACAGTTCGTCGATCGGGCTGGGGAACCGCGGGTGGTCGCATGA
- the trpD gene encoding anthranilate phosphoribosyltransferase: MSTLQTHIERVTEGEDLTVEQAKEASSAVFEDATEAQIGALLSALRAKGETEAEIAGFAQGMREAARTIEPDRDPLVDTCGTGGDDYDTINVSTTSAIVAAGAGVPIAKHGNYSVSSSSGSADVLEEVGVTVDAEPPAVADAIEDEGIGFMLAPVFHPAMKAVIGPRKELGMRTIFNVLGPLTNPAGADAQVLGVYDPDLVPLIARSLAHMPVEHALVVHGAGLDEIAIHDETTVAEVQGDSVEEYTLSPSDLGLDRHDIADVAGGTPEENAEALRGIVRGEENGAKRDIILANAGAAIYVAGEADSLEDGVEVARQAIDSGAAGEKFASLRGVIA, from the coding sequence ATGTCCACACTACAGACACACATCGAACGCGTCACCGAGGGAGAGGATCTGACCGTCGAACAGGCCAAAGAAGCATCGAGTGCGGTCTTCGAGGACGCGACGGAGGCCCAGATCGGCGCGCTCCTGAGTGCACTCCGGGCGAAAGGCGAGACCGAGGCCGAGATCGCGGGCTTCGCCCAGGGGATGCGCGAGGCCGCCCGGACGATCGAGCCCGATCGCGACCCGCTGGTCGACACCTGCGGGACGGGCGGGGACGACTACGACACGATCAACGTCTCGACGACGAGCGCGATCGTCGCCGCGGGCGCGGGCGTCCCGATCGCCAAACACGGCAACTATTCGGTCTCCTCCTCCTCGGGCAGCGCCGACGTGCTGGAGGAGGTCGGCGTCACGGTCGACGCCGAACCGCCGGCCGTCGCGGACGCCATCGAGGACGAGGGCATCGGGTTCATGCTCGCGCCCGTCTTCCACCCGGCGATGAAGGCCGTCATCGGGCCGCGCAAGGAACTCGGCATGCGGACGATCTTCAACGTCCTCGGCCCGCTCACGAACCCCGCCGGCGCTGACGCGCAGGTCCTGGGCGTCTACGACCCCGATCTAGTTCCCCTCATCGCGCGCTCGCTCGCGCACATGCCCGTCGAACACGCCCTGGTCGTCCACGGCGCTGGCCTCGACGAGATCGCGATCCACGACGAGACGACCGTCGCCGAAGTGCAGGGCGACTCCGTCGAGGAGTATACCCTCTCTCCGAGTGACCTGGGACTCGACCGCCACGACATCGCCGATGTGGCGGGCGGGACACCTGAGGAGAACGCCGAGGCCCTCCGCGGGATCGTCCGCGGCGAGGAAAACGGCGCGAAACGGGACATCATCCTCGCGAACGCCGGCGCGGCGATCTACGTCGCGGGCGAAGCCGACTCGCTGGAAGACGGCGTTGAAGTTGCCCGCCAGGCGATCGACTCGGGGGCGGCCGGCGAGAAATTCGCCTCCCTCCGCGGCGTGATCGCATGA